Proteins from one Nicotiana tabacum cultivar K326 chromosome 23, ASM71507v2, whole genome shotgun sequence genomic window:
- the LOC107787691 gene encoding LOW QUALITY PROTEIN: uncharacterized protein LOC107787691 (The sequence of the model RefSeq protein was modified relative to this genomic sequence to represent the inferred CDS: deleted 1 base in 1 codon) — protein MEKHIFLLILLFLFQYYSVFISAASSNETDQQALLAFQKLVTSPSSFLAKNWTKNTSFCSWFGVTCSSKRQRVVALTLPNLQLQGTISPSLANLSFLGELNLRNNFFYGRIPDDIGHLPRLRVIDIQDNQLQGSIPTSLFQHQKVQTVSLALNKLSGEMWKGPWYVPELRVLNLFNNSFTGIIPPSIGNSTKLMNLSLSGNGINGNIPKEIGNLSQLAVLSLNDNQLTGSIPAALFNISSLIIISLARNSLSGPLLPDEGKILSNLEFLGVSYNQISGRIPSNICQLAELKISSISFNNINGEIPRNIGCLANLEEFYIGNNPTSGTIPASLGNISTLQNLNAANNSLQGPIPPELGKLSNLRQLGFDLNHNLIGQIPDAIFNISSLELIGFSFSNLSGRIPDTTGRRLPNLRGIYLSYNQLEGEIPPYITNASKLNTLALEMNLLTGTIPTNLGNRRELRGLFLFGNQLNNEPSEYELQFLNSLVDCRMLQYLAVGSNLLNGILPSTIGNLSSTIEIFHIADAHINGLIPKGIGNMSELTKLNFQDNNLIGSIPYEVGRLKKLQGLYLSNNKLQEHILDVVCDLSNLVVLYLHENELSGVIPECIGNLSMLQQLDLASNNFLSKLPLSLWKMSSLLTLNMSRTSIQGEVPPDIGELKAIVAIDISGNHFSGMIPSRIGDLENMQYLSLLNNSFLGLILLSFSSLISLVFLELSLNALSGSIPKSLENLSHLASFNVSFNDLEGEIPSGGVFANSTSQSFLGNRGLCGMQVLGVSACTIANSGQQSRFKKLVLYFYNILVGFNLDNETTEDKLAKDVEKVPEIRTYQLVSYLEIQRATNNFDGSNIIGVGGSGSVYKGTLSSGTVVAIKVLDLQNEEVCKRFDTECEVMRNVRYKNLVPVITTCSSEYIRAFVLQYMSNGSLDSWFYKEDRHLNLLQRVTIMHDVALAVEYLHHGHHTPIVHCDLKPANNVLLDEEMVAYVSDFGISKILAVSKSMAHTETLGTLGYIAPEYGSEGIVSTSGDVYSYGIMLMEVLAKRRPTDEEIFNENLGLREWIKQAFSGTMMEVVDANLFLEEEQVNSKSEICIASIIQLALDCTNERPESRISMKDVVKRLHKIKNTFLAT, from the exons ATGGAGAAGCATATTTTCTTATTGATTCTTCTCTTTCTATTTCAATATTACTCCGTTTTTATATCGGCTGCTTCCTCAAATGAAACAGACCAACAAGCTCTACTAGCTTTCCAGAAACTTGTTACAAGTCCCAGTTCTTTTTTGGCCAAGAACTGGACGAAGAATACTTCTTTTTGCTCTTGGTTTGGTGTCACTTGCAGTTCAAAAAGGCAAAGAGTTGTGGCCTTGACTCTTCCTAATTTGCAACTTCAAGGAACAATTTCCCCATCATTGGCCAATTTGTCGTTTCTCGGAGAGCTCAATCTTAGGAACAACTTCTTCTATGGACGCATACCCGATGACATTGGCCACTTACCTCGCTTGCGAGTGATTGATATTCAAGACAATCAACTCCAAGGAAGTATTCCAACAAGTCTATTTCAACACCAAAAAGTTCAAACAGTATCATTGGCTTTAAATAAACTCAGTGGTGAAATGTGGAAGGGGCCATGGTATGTACCAGAACTCAGAGTCTTAAATCTCTTTAACAATAGCTTCACAGGTATAATTCCTCCTTCTATTGGAAATTCTACAAAATTGATGAACTTAAGTTTGTCTGGGAATGGAATTAACGGCAACATTCCAAAGGAGATTGGTAATCTGAGCCAACTTGCAGTGTTGTCCTTGAATGATAATCAATTAACAGGTTCCATTCCTGCAGCACTGTTTAATATCTCCTCATTAATTATCATATCTCTAGCAAGAAATAGCCTTTCGGGTCCTCTCTTGCCTGATGAAGGGAAGATTTTGTCAAATTTAGAGTTTTTAGGTGTATCTTACAATCAAATTTCTGGTCGCATTCCTTCCAACATTTGCCAACTTGCCGAGCTGAAAATTTCGTCCATATCTTTCAACAACATAAATGGAGAAATACCCAGAAATATTGGTTGTTTAGCCAATCTCGAGGAGTTCTATATTGGTAATAATCCAACAAGTGGGACTATTCCTGCATCATTGGGCAATATTTCCACTCTGCAAAATCTTAATGCTGCAAACAATAGCCTACAGGGGCCAATTCCTCCAGAATTAGGGAAGCTATCCAATTTGAGGCAATTAGGCTTTGATCTAAATCATAATCTTATTGGTCAAATTCCAGATGCTATTTTCAATATATCTTCTTTGGAACTCATTGGTTTcagtttcagcaacctctcgggAAGAATTCCAGACACTACAGGTCGTCGTCTTCCAAACCTCAGAGGAATTTACTTGTCATACAATCAGCTTGAAGGGGAAATTCCTCCGTATATCACAAATGCTTCCAAACTTAACACACTGGCGCTAGAAATGAACCTTCTCACTGGCACTATTCCTACAAATTTGGGGAATCGTCGTGAGCTGCGAGGATTATTCCTATTTGGTAATCAACTTAACAATGAACCAAGTGAATATGAGCTACAATTCTTAAATTCATTGGTGGACTGTAGGATGTTGCAATATCTAGCAGTGGGTTCCAATCTGTTGAATGGCATTCTGCCCAGTACTATTGGGAATCTTTCATCTACTATTGAAATATTTCATATAGCAGATGCACACATCAATGGTCTCATCCCCAAAGGTATAGGCAACATGAGCGAACTAACGAAACTAAACTTTCAAGATAACAACTTAATTGGGAGTATTCCTTATGAGGTTGGTAGGCTTAAAAAACTCCAAGGGCTATATTTAAGTAACAATAAATTACAAGAGCATATTCTAGATGTAGTATGTGATTTATCTAATTTGGTTGTATTATATTTGCATGAAAATGAGCTATCTGGGGTGATTCCAGAATGCATAGGAAATCTTAGCATGCTACAACAGCTTGATTTGGCGTCTAACAATTTTTTATCAAAGCTTCCTTTGAGCCTT TGGAAAATGAGTAGTCTTCTCACACTAAACATGTCACGAACTTCCATACAAGGAGAAGTTCCACCAGATATTGGAGAACTGAAGGCCATTGTAGCAATAGATATTTCTGGCAACCACTTTTCAGGCATGATACCAAGTAGAATAGGGGATCTCGAGAACATGCAGTATCTTTCCCTATTAAACAACTCCTTTTTGGGCTTAATTCTATTATCCTTTTCGAGCTTGATAAGCTTGGTATTCCTGGAATTGTCTTTAAATGCCTTGTCTGGTAGTATTCCTAAGTCATTGGAAAACCTATCACACCTTGCAAGTTTCAATGTTTCATTTAATGATTTAGAAGGTGAAATACCCAGTGGTGGTGTGTTTGCAAATTCCACTTCACAATCTTTCCTAGGGAACAGAGGTCTATGTGGAATGCAAGTACTGGGGGTTTCTGCTTGCACAATCGCTAATTCTGGACAACAATCAAGGTTTAAGAAGCTTGTGCTATACTTTTATAATATTCTTGTTGGCTTCAATTTGGATAATGAAACGACAGAAGACAAATTGGCTAAAGATGTGGAAAAGGTACCAGAGATCAGGACTTATCAATTGGTTTCTTATCTCGAGATTCAACGAGCAACAAATAATTTTGATGGATCAAATATAATTGGCGTGGGAGGTTCTGGATCTGTATACAAAGGGACATTGTCTAGTGGAACTGTGGTGGCAATAAAGGTTCTTGATTTGCAAAACGAGGAAGTATGCAAAAGGTTTGATACTGAATGTGAAGTGATGAGAAATGTTCGGTACAAAAATCTTGTCCCGGTGATTACTACTTGTTCTAGTGAATACATAAGAGCCTTTGTTCTGCAATATATGTCCAATGGAAGTCTTGATAGTTGGTTTTACAAAGAAGATCGCCACTTGAACCTTCTTCAAAGAGTCACCATAATGCATGATGTGGCTTTGGCAGTTGAATACCTACATCACGGTCATCACACCCCCATAGTACATTGTGACCTAAAGCCAGCCAACAACGTTCTTTTGGATGAAGAAATGGTGGCATATGTTAGTGATTTTGGCATCTCCAAAATTTTGGCTGTAAGCAAGTCCATGGCTCATACCGAGACATTAGGCACTCTTGGTTATATTGCACCAG AATATGGCTCGGAGGGAATAGTGTCTACTAGTGGTGATGTTTACAGCTATGGCATCATGTTGATGGAGGTTCTGGCAAAAAGAAGGCCAACAGATGAAGAGATATTCAATGAAAATCTTGGCTTAAGGGAGTGGATAAAACAAGCATTTTCAGGGACAATGATGGAAGTTGTGGATGCCAATCTTTTTCTTGAGGAAGAACAGGTCAATTCTAAAAGTGAAATTTGCATAGCATCCATTATACAATTGGCTTTGGACTGCACAAACGAAAGGCCAGAATCAAGGATATCCATGAAAGATGTAGTCAAGAGGCTTCACAAAATCAAGAACACATTTTTGGCAACATAG
- the LOC142177030 gene encoding uncharacterized protein LOC142177030, with translation MGDFNSILNMNDRAGGNQVSVYEVVEIQQCVDACGVLELPPKGSKYTWSDSHGNSRGISDHCPVKIEQIRNERHASRPFKYCNAWANHPDFIPRVEVIWQEHFEGCIMLHVVKKLKLLKQSLKELNRQHFINILTEVAEDKEALVSAQLALQNNPIDQELQEHKRSMFQRYKKSSYLVEMFLQQISKVNWIKLGDDNTKYF, from the exons ATGGGAGATTTCAACTCAATTCTAAATATGAATGATAGGGCTGGGGGGAATCAAGTGTCAGTATATGAAGTGGTGGAGATCCAACAATGTGTGGATGCTTGCGGGGTATTAGAGCTACCACCAAAAGGGAGTAAATATACATGGAGTGATAGTCATGGTAATAGCAGG GGGATCAGCGATCACTGCCCAGTGAAGATTGAGCAAATCAGAAATGAGAGACATGCTAGTAGACCTTTCAAGTATTGTAATGCATGGGCAAACCATCCTGATTTCATACCAAGAGTAGAAGTAATCTGGCAAGAACATTTTGAAGGATGTATCATGTTACATGTGGTGAAGAAATTGAAGCTACTCAAGCAAAGTTTGAAGGAGTTGAATAGACAACATTTCATAAACATTTTAACTGAAGTTGCAGAGGACAAAGAGGCCTTAGTTTCAGCACAACTAGCATTGCAGAACAATCCAATTGATCAAGAACTGCAAGAGCATAAGAGAAGCATGTTTCAAAGATATAAGAAATCATCATATCTAGTTGAGATGTTTCTACAGCAAATAAGCAAAGTCAACTGGATCAAACTGGGAGATGACAACACAAAGTATTTCTAG